ATCAGCCTGCTACCATCCCCAAGCCTCTGATGGAAGCCGCCAACGTTTTCCCACGTCCTTATGTAGGGAGAAACCGGCCATGAGTTGGGATTGAAGACGATGTAACCGGCACCTTCCCTCTCGGCTATAATCTTCAGCCCCTTTCTGAAGAGGGAAAGGAGGTCTCTGTAAACGTCAAAGTTCCTCCGCATCACGTCCCCGTAAACTTCCCCCGTTATGGATGCGGGCAGGGCGTCGTGCCCCTGGGTGAGTAGGATCGCCTTCCAGGCACGAAGGAGGGTCTCTCCCGGATATTCAACGCCGTAGAGAACCCCCAGAATGGAGTACAGCTTCTCAACCTGGAGTATCAGCCACTCGTTCAGCCTGTTGAGCCTCTTCACCCACGCCCCAGTCGTGAAGACACCGCGGTGGAACTCAAGGTATATCTCGTCTTCAAAGACAGGAAGCTCTTCGAGGTGATTCTCCCTGACGTAGTCGAAGAACTCGTCCATTCCGGTCGGAATAAGCTCCAGCTCACCTCTGTGTTCCTCCATCCACCTCGCGATGTTCTGAACCTCAACCTCCTCGGGCCCGCCGCCGTGGTCGCCCCTGCCGAAGACCTGCATCAGAACCGGAATGTCCTGCTTTTCCCTCTGCTGCTCAATGTTCCAGAGTATCCTCTTAATGTCCGAGAGATAGTCGCTGTAGCTCCCGGGCGTGCTGTAGGCCAGAACCTCGTCCCCGCTCCGGCTTCTCCACCTGAAGATGTGGTAGGGAAAGGTGTTCGTGTCGTTCCAGTCGAGCTTGCTCGTTGCGAAGTTCTCGATTCCCATTCCCTTCAGTATCTTGGGCAGGGTAGCGGAAAAGCCGAAGGAGTCTGGCAGATAGAGGGTTCTGGGCCTGACTCCGAACTTCCCCTCAAGGTAGCTGATGCCATACAGAAACTGCCTGATAAGGGACTCTCCGGAGGGCATGTTGGCGTCGAACTCAATGTAGGCACCGTCTATGACCCTCCACTGGACCCTCTCCACCATCTCCCTTATATCCCGGAAAATCTCGGGGTGATGCTCCTCTGTAAGCTCGTAGTAGAAACCCGGCCCCTGGGCGAAGGTGAGGAAGTCGTACTTCTTCATCAGCTGGAGGGCGTTTCCGAAGGTGAACCTACAGACATCTATAGTCTCGTCCACCTTCCATAGCCACTCACTGTCTATGTGAGCGTAACCCACCAGGAAGACCTTCCAGGGCCTTTCAGGCTGGGGATTATCCTTGTCAGGCATCTTCACACCCTCTTCAGGAGGTTAAACGGGCTTATCCTCTTGTTGGGGTTCCTCACCCCGGGGAGGAGCTCAACGAAGCAGTAGCCAACTCTCTCGCCCTTTGGGTTCAGTATCTCGGCCAGCAGCTCGAAGTACGCGAGGTTCATCTGGCCGTCCATCAACGCTCTGATGTGGTAGCGTTCTTCCTTAACCCCCGGAAGATAGACGTCCCACCCCATCGAGAACTTGAAGCCGTTGACCTCCACCACACCCCTGGGAGTGTAGCTGTAGTCCTTCAGCCTGTGAGCGTTGCCGTCTCTATCCACATAGGTTCCGTCGTAATAGGAATCCTGGGGAAAGGCGAAGAGCATAACCTCCTCATCGTCGAAGAAGCGGAGCGAGAACCACTCCCAGTGGGTTCTGGGGCCGGTTAGACTGTAAGGTCCCCACTGCCTGTCGAGCCAGGATTTTCCAGTGACCTCCAGGGTTCTCTCCTCCCCGTCCTCGCGGAGAGTAACCTTCCCCCCAGTGGGCATGTTGGTGTACGAGTAGTAAACCGTCCTCTGCTTCGGATCTTCGGGAATGCCCATAACGAGAACGCCGTTGTCACCGTGCCAGACCGCGCCCTTTCCATAGTCCAGGCTCAGGTCGAGTGCAAACTCATCGGCGTTGGTCCTCAACCCCACGCCGTCCTTTCCCTTATGGAGGTACGCCAGGGGAGGGAACTGAAGGTTGGGAAGGTTTTCAAAGACCTTCTTCTCCCTCAGTGTGAACTTCTGCTTGAAGTAGTGCCTTCCAGTTTGAAAGTCGGTGAAGGCGAGCTGAAGGACGGTGAGCGTTATGCCGTAGAGCCTCGCCCTCAGAAGGGTGTACTGGTAGGAGTAGAGCCGCTCGGGATTGTTTTTATCGTTCAGGTAGCCCGTTATGTACCACCAGCCAGAAACGCCCTCGTGGGGCGGCCATTCCTCATCAAAATCGCCGTGGTCCTTCTCCCGGTAGGGTATAGTGTATCGCCTTCCCATACAGTTCGCCATTCTAATAATGGCTCTGGATGATAAAAATCTTGGGCTGAACTTCGCTGAGGTTTTGTATGGTTGTGGAGCCAACGGAAAAGTGTCATCTCTCGCGAACCTGACCTCTGTAACAAAACCTTAGGCCTAGAAGATTCCACCGAGCATTGGCCTATGAGGGTTAAAGAAAAAAACTAAACGCTTCTCTAGAATGCGGGATGTTTGAAAACCTGGCAAGCATTTGAGGGAAAACTCTCAAAGGGAATGAAAAAGACACAATGAACAAAAAAAGCTCACGTAACCCTGTCCAGGCCACTCTTCCTGATGGTATAGGTGTCCTCGTGCTTTATCGCTCCCTCAGGAATCATCAGCGGGGCATGGATTATGCTGAGCACCATGTTCTCGGCAACTTTGGTGGCCCTCGTTGGAACCACTATCGTTGGCATCGGGAGTTCCTCGATGAGAAGGCCGACGCCGTGGGTGTATCCCGCTATGTATGAATCGCCAAAGCCGTTCTCCATGAAAAAGTCCGAGAGTTTCTTTTCTACGGAGTTCAGGGTTGCCCCAACGCGGGTCTCCTCAAGGGCAATCTGGAGGGCCTTCTCCTTGACCTCGATTGCTCTCTTGACTCTCTTCCCTGGCTCTCCGACCACGAAGGTTCTCGCTGTGTTTGCGTAGTAGTGGTTCCAGTCGGTTCCGATGACAACGGTTACAACGCCGTTCTCCTTAACCTTCAAATCCCTGAAGGGCTCGGCGTGTGCCCTTGGAGTTGTTGAAACGTAAACCTTCGGCTCCTCACTCCCGCTGCTCATCAGCTCGCGGTAAACCTCGGCGGCTATTTCAGTCTCGCTCGCCCCGGGCCTTATGACCTCCTCAGCAACCTTCATGCCCCTCTGGGCTATCTTTCCTGCCTTCATGATGTTCTTTATCTCCCAAGGCTCTTTTATCATCCTGAGGCTCATTGTAAGATCGAGAATGTCAACGACTTCCACCATCGGATTGAGCCTTTCAAAGAGCTTCAGGAAGAGCAGATAGGCGTCCCTCTCGACGCTGAACTCGTGCCCGACCCTCGAAAAGCCGTTGCCGTTCACCCAGGTTACAACGCCGGCCATCAGGTCCTCAACGCGCTGGAACTCGCGGACATCCTCAATCCAGCTCCTCCTCTTGAACTCCTCGGCTTCGCCCTTAACGACGTAGACGGTAGGTTCCCCCTCCGCTGGGATGAGAAGGCTCGGGCGGAGCCACTTGGTTCCGGTGAAATAGATGAAGGTAGAGAGCGTTCTAATGACCGCTCCATCGATGTCGTTCTCCCTCATCAGTTCCTGAAAGCGCTCGACCCTTTTCCTGAAGATCCTCTCGTCGCCCCTCAACTCAATCCCTCCAGTCGAGAAGGCGCTTCTCGCCCTCTATCTCTTTGTACGGCGCTATGTCCATCGTCATCTCGAGCGTTCCAATGTACTCACCGTTTTTGTCAAAGAGCGGCACGTACTTGATGTAGACGTACTTCGGACCGAGCCTGAGCCAGAAGGTCGCCTCCTTCTTTCTGCCCTCCTTGAATGCCTTGAGTATCTTGTTGACGATGTGGACGCTCTTCGGCGGGTGGCAGAGCTGGACGGGCCTTCCGAGGACGCTGAGGGAGCGGCCGAATACCCTCTCGCCGGGGGAGAAGAACCTCACCCTGTCGTCCTTGTCTATGAAGGTGACATCAACCGGTAGAGCTTCAAAGATGATCTTCAGCTCCTCAACGCTCACGTAGCCGGTTCCAAGGTCTATGTCCCCCTCCCTCTCAAGCTCACTCTTGTCGAACTCCAGAGGCTGGCCCTTGAGGGCTTCCTGAACTTCCTTTGGCAGACCGAGGAGCTGTTCAACGCTCAGCTCGGGATCTATCTCCCATGGGTGAAGGGGCTTAACGTCCTCTCCCGGGTCCCATTCGGGCGGGTTCACCTTGTAGTAGCCGTACTCATCTTCCTGCATCCTTATGGCCTTCCATTCTCCATCGCTGAGGAGAGCCTTAAGGGTTGGATAGTAGATGTTGTTTTCCCTGAAGACCATGTCGCTGAGGGCGAAAGATGCCTCGCCGGCCTTGTTCTTGAGGCGCTCGACGAACTCTTCCCAAGGCATATCATCCCTCTTTCTCAAGAGTTCAGCGAGGTACTTGACCATGAACCTTATCTCGTCGTGCTTCGTCCAGAGAACTGTAGCTATCGCGGTTAAACCCCTCCGCTCGATGTACGGGAATGTCAGCATCTCCTCGCGGTTGTAGTGGGTGAAGCCGACCTTCCTTAGGTTGCCCACTATCTCCTCGAGCACCCCTAAAATTTCCTTCCTCATGCGCTCGTCCTTGGTCGTTGCCAAGGTCCTCACGTAGAGGTTGAGCATCTCGGCGTCTTTCATTATCTCCTTGTTCTCCTGGTAGAGGGTTTTGAGCGGGTGGCCGTCAGGCAGATCCCTCTCCTCAAGCTCGTCTGTGCCCTTGACGGCCTCCCTGAAGAGTTCGACGTGGAGGTCACACATCTTGGCTATGTCCTTCGCGGAAATACCTTCCTTAACCAGCTCCTGCTCGATGAGCGGTATCTCCAGGGGAGATATGCCACTGAGGACTGTTCTGAACTCTTCCTTCAGGTCTTCAACCTTCTCTCCCTCGTGGATTCTAAGGAGCAGCTTCTTCAGCTGTTCCTTCTTGTATTCGCGATTGTTCAGTAACTCGGTCATCTTTAATCACCTTCATGACGAGTGTCATATCAGCAGTTTATAAGCATTGTTGGTCAAATTTGCCCAGAAACGTTTATATGCCAGGCGTCATATCGAGGATAGGTGAAGAAACATGATGCTCGACGTTCGTGGATTGAAGGCGCCTCAACCGGCGGTTATGATAATAGAGGCCCTTGGAAAGCTCAAAACCGGGGAAACGCTCGAAGTTATAGGAGACAAGCCCTTCGTTGACCTGCTTCCAAAGCTTGAGGAAGCTGGCTACGGGATCGAGGTCAAAGAGGTTGCCGGCTTCTTCGTGCTTAGGGTTACTAAAACGGAGAACTCGCAGGAACTCAACATGGAGGTCAAGGAATGCGACGATAAGCTGGAAGAGATAACCGAGGACACCAACGTGGCGAAGCTCCTCAAGGCCTATCCCGAATCGCTGAAGATACTCGTAAAGTACGGCTTCTCACCCCTTGAGAACCCGGTCATGAGAAAGACCCTCGCGAGAACGATAACTCTAAAGGGAGCCAAGAAGCTCCTCGGGATGAGCGATGAGAAGTTCAAGGCCATGATGGAAGAGTTGAAGGCCCTGGAGAGGGCCTGAACCCTTAAATATTTCAGCCGTCATAGTGGTGACCATGAAGACCAACGCCTTTGAAGTGGCCTCACGCTACGTTTATCCTTCTTTGAGGAGGCGGCTCGTTGAAGTGCTCCGCGAGAGGGGCTTAAAGCAGACAGAAATAGCGGAACTGCTCCACATCACCCAGTCGGCGGTTTCGCGCTACCTCAGGATGGACAGGGGGGCGCTGATAGACATCTCGGCCTTTCCAGACGTGGACGGGGAGATCAAGGCCCTCGCGGACAGAATAATCGAGGAAAAACCCGGAGAGTACGAGATTCACTCGGAGCTGGTGAAGCTCTCGCTCGAGTTCCTCGGGAAGGGCTACGCATGCTCCTTCCACTTCCAGATCGACCCCGAGATAAATCCTGCCGAATGCCGCATCTGCATCGAGCTTTTTGGATGATCGAAGATTGCTACCGTCGGATGTATCCCAAAACTATTCTCCTTTCCCTATCTCCTGAACGGAACGGTAAGAAACGTTCGTTTCAGGGAATCCCTAATTAACCCCCGGCACTTACCATTCGACGGTGGGGCCAATGAAGTTCAAGTGGTTCGCCGTGGTGGTGCTTGTTATAGACGTCATCGCAATAGCCATGTTGGTCGGGGCGTACATGGGTGGCGACGATAGGGCGGGAGTACATTCCACCGCAGAGACCGCCGTGCCCGCCTTGGCGCTCTACACGACACCCACTGGACCAGTAAAGCTGATCGACGGAGAAATCGTTGGGGACGTTGAAGCAAGGAATGCAAGCGTTAGGGTGTTCCACTTCAACGGTTCCGGATACATAGACCTTAGCAACGCCCTCGATGGGATTGGGGAACTCAGAGAGGGTTCAATTTCGATGGTCTTTCGCTACGAGGAGACGGGTCAGAACGTGCTGCCGATACTCTACATCGGCGATAAAGAGGGGAAAAGTCTCTTCGTAATCGAAATTGGGCACCGGGGAGAGCACAACAGAAAACTCTATGTCACGTGGATTCCGGAGGGAGACAAACCGGCACTCTGCTTCGACAGCGGCTTCAACCTGAAGCCCGGACGGTGGTACCACCTCGTCGTTGTGAGCGAAGACGGCAACACGGCATACCTGAACGGCCGTGAGATGACGTGGAGGCACTACAACTTCGGGAACGAGAGCATGAGGCTCTTCTTCGGCGATATTCCCGGGAAGGAGCTTTTTGCCCTCGGCTACGGGAAGACGGCCGACTCGATAACGCCGGACTTCCTCTACTTCCACGGGGATATAGCGGATCTGAGGGTTTACCCATGGCCCCTCAGCACGGGAGAGGTTAGGGAACTCCTGGAGGAGATCAGGGCATCGGCCCGAAGTTGAACCATTTCCCTTTATTCACCCAAACAGCTCCTCGTAGGCGATGTAGCCGTATCTCTTTAGTTCTTCCCTTGGTATAAAGCGAAGTGCGGCAGAGTTTATGCAGTAGCGCTTTCCCGTTGGGGTCGGCTCGTCGAAGACGTGGCCCAGGTGGGAATCGGCGAATCTGCTCCTGACTTCCCTTCCGCAGAGGAAGCCCTCGCACTCCTCAGCCTCAATAATTGCCCACTCCTCGAGGGGTTTTGTAAAGCTTGGCCAGCCAGTTCCAGAGTCGTATTTGTCAAGGGAGCTGAAGAGCGGCTCTCCTGAAACCACGTCAACGTATATGCCTTCCTCGTGGTTGTCCCAGTACTCGTTGCGGAAAGGTGGCTCAGTATCGCCGAGCTGCGTAACCCTGTACTGGATGGGCGTTAGCAGGTTTCTAAGCTCGGAATCGCCCGGCTTCACGTAGCCGAGCCAGTAGCGTTCCCTCTCCGGAAAGAGTCGGAAGTACCTGTTTTTCTCCCAGACGGACTTTATGAAGCCCATCCTCCCAGAGTAGAGTTTGTAGTGTTTGTAGTTCGTCTCAAAGCGGAAGTAGTAGCCCTGGTGGTAGTCTTCGGCCGGATAGAACTCCCCAGCGGGGAGAATCTCCGTGACTATCGGCCCGTCGAATATTCCCGAAAGCTCAAGCCGTCTCCTTGATTCCTCCGCGAGTTCCCTCTGACTCTCGTTGAGATAGAATATAGCCGTCCTGTACTGCTCTCCCCTGTCCGCGAACTGGCCGTAGGGATCCGTGGGGTCTATGTTCCGCCAGAAGACCTCCAGCAATCTTTCGTAGGAAATCCTTGAGGGGTCGTAGATTACCTTCACCGCCTCGCGGTGACCGGTTTCTCCCGTTGAGACGAGTTCGTAGGTCGGGTTCTCGACCCATCCCCCTGTGTAGCCGGAAATAGCTTCAATCACTCCCGGAAGTCTCTCAAAGGCCTCCTCCATGCACCAGAAGCAGCCTCCGGCGAAGATGGCAGTTCGAGGTTCGTTCTCGATGGTTTTCATTTCTCATCTCCAACCCCAATACGCCGGAAATCTTTATATAGTTTTGCGCACTACTACATATCGGTGGTTAAAGATGGTCAAAATTGTCCCAAAATCTGCCCGAAAGGGTTTTCGATTTGTACTCGAGAGGATAGCGAGGCTGGTTGATATGAAGCCTATCGAAAAGAGCCATGAGAAACCGGCCCCGGAAGTGGTGCCCCATGACAGAGTTTAAGGGGGACGTTTCGATAGTCCTGGGCGGAGCGGCCGGTCAGGGGATCCAGACGGTCGAGGGAATCCTCACCTACGCCCTCAAGAAGTCCGGCTACCACGTCTATGCAAACAAGGAGTACATGTCCCGCGTCAGGGGCGGAATCAACACGACGGAGATACGCGTTTCTTCAAGACGCGTCAGGGCCTTCGTTAAGAGGATAGACATTCTCGTACCCTTCAAGCAGGGTGTCCTGAGCTGGGTTGAGGACAGACTGGACGAGAACACAGTGGTCCTCGGGGAGAGGGAGAACGTCGAGGAGAGCTTTCTCGGAAAGGTAAACCTCGTAGAAGTGCCTCTCACGAGAATGGCCCTGGAAACGGGGAGTCAGCTCTACCTCAACACGACGGCAGCAGGCTTAATAGTCGGCCTCTTCCACGGGGACTTCTCTGCCATTGAAGAGTACATAAGAAAGCGCTTCGGCTCAAAAGGCGAGAACGTGGTGAGGAAGAACATTGAAGCGGCGAAAAAGGGCTACGACCTTGGAGTTAGGCTCTGCGAAGAGGGAACGATAAGGGTAGAGGTGGAGCGCGATGAGAGTGTCAGGGACGAGGTCCTCCTCACGGGGACGGAGGCGGTTGGCATAGGTGCCCTGGCGGGGGGCATGAACTTCCTCAGCTTCTACCCCATGAGTCCGTCAACTGGAGTCTCTACCTTTGCCGCCCAGCACGCGGAGGAGTTTGAGATAGTCGTCGAGCAGGTCGAGGACGAGATTTCGGCGATAAACATGGCCTTAGGGGCGTGGTACGCTGGAGCGAGGGCGATGGTGAGCACCTCGGGAGGCGGCTTCGCCCTCATGAGCGAGGCGATAAGCTTAGCCGGAATGGCCGAGAACCCCGTTGTGGTTCACCTCGCCCAGAGACCGGGGCCGGCAACGGGCCTTCCGACGAGGACTATGCAGGGCGACCTGAACCTCGTCCTCTACGCCGGCCACGGCGACTTCCCGAGGATAATCCTCGCCCCGGGAAGCCTTAAGGAGGCGTTCTATCTCACGGCGGAGGCATTCAACCTGGCCGACAAATACCAGGTGCCGGTCATAATCCTGACCGATCAGTACTTCGTTGACACCTACTACAACCTCCCTGCCCCGGACGTTGAGAAGGTCAAGTTCGAGCGCCACATAGTTGAGGCGAAGCCCGGTTACAGGAGGTACGAACTGACTGAGGACGGAATCTCGCCGAGGGCCGTTCCGGGCTACGGCGAGGACGTCGTGATAGCCAACGGCAACGAGCACGACGAGTGGGGCGACGTTACTGAGGACGCCGAACTGACAATAAAGATGCAGGAGAAGAGAGCTATAAAGAAGCTCGAAACCATAAAGAGGAACGCACCGCTGCCGAAGCTGATAGGGAGTGAGAACGCCGAGTACCTCGTCATAGCCTGGGGTTCAACGCTCCACGTGGTTGAGGAAGCACTCCAAAAGCTCGGGAGGGAAGACGTTGCCCTGCTCCACTTCAGCTGGCTCTACCCGCTCAACCCCGAGACCAAGAAGTTCTTCGAGGGCAAAACCGTAATCGCCGTGGAGAACAACATCACCGGCCAGTTCGCGGAGCTTCTGAAGAAGGAGTTCGGCGTTGAGGTTCAGCATAAGGTTCTGAAGTACGACGGGAGGCCGTTCTCGGTTGAAGAGGTTCTTGAGACCCTCAAGGGGGTGATAGAATGAACGTTCAACTTCCAACGGGCAGGGAGCTATTCGAGCCGAAGAGGCCGGGAAGCCAGGACATAGCCTGGTGCCCAGGATGTGGGAACTTCGGCATAAGGAACATCCTTATCTCGGCCTTGGCGGAACTTGAGCTGAAGCCCACTGAGGTGGCGATCATCAGCGGTATCGGCCAGGCCGCCAAGATGCCCCACTACATCAACGCCAACGGTTACCACACGCTCCACGGCAGGGCCATCCCGATAGCGACCGGCGTCAAGGCGGCGAATCCCCAACTGACAGTCATCGCCGAGGGCGGAGACGGAGATATGTACGCCGAGGGCGGAAACCACCTGCTCCACGCCATAAGGAGGAACCCCGACATAACCGTCCTCATCCACGACAACCAAATATATGGCCTCACGAAGGGGCAGGCCTCCCCCACCACGATGCCGGGCATGAAAACCCCCACGCAACCGTGGGGGGTCTTTGAGGAACCCTTCAACCCGGTCGCTCTGGCCATAGCCCTCGACGCCTCCTTCGTCGCGAGAACCTTCATGGGCTACTTCAAGGAGAGCGTGGAGATAATCAAGAAGGCGATCCAGCACAGGGGCCTCGCGATAGTGGACATCCTCCATCCGTGCGTTAGCTTCAACAAGGTGAACACCTACGCCTGGTACAGGGAGCACACCTACTGGATGGAGGACCACGATCCCTACGACAGGGAGGCGGCGTTTAGACGAGCAATAGAGCGCGACCCGCTCCCGCTTGGAATATTCTACATCAACGAGAAGCCGACCTTCGAGGATCAGGTTCCCGCGTACAGAAACGACAGGACGCCGCTCTGGAAGAGGGAGCCGAAGCTTGAGCTGGTGAAGCGGTTCTTCGAGGAGAAAAAGCTCTGAAGTACCCTGAGAGGCTCTCTTTTTTATCCTGCTTTCGGATAATAGAAAATGGATTCGATGTGTGCGTTATGAAAGTTGGTGAAAAAGCACCGGATTTTGCCCTTAAGGACCAGAACGGCGAGGAGTTCAGGCTGAGCGACTTCAAGGGGGAGAAGGTTCTTCTCCCGTTCCACCCTCTCGCGTGGACTTGAGGCCCAAACAGGGGTGGCCCAAAGGGGGTAAAAAAGCAGGCTCACTCCTTGGCCGGAATGAGTAGAGTCCTGAGCTTCGGCGTCCTGGCTCCCAGCTCCCTGTCGAGCATAAAGAGGCCCTGCGGGTTGTCGCCGATGATCTTGAGCTTGTCCACTATGGACTTGGCGGTCGCTTCTTCCTCCACCTGCTCCTCAACGAACCACTGGAGGAACTGGTAGGTGGCGTGGTCCTTCTCCTCCTGGGCTATCTCGACGAGCCTGTATATCGATTCCGTGACGCCGACCTCGTGGAGGTAGACTGCCTCAAAGGCCTTGAGCGGGCTTTCAAAGTTCTGTTTGGGCTTCTCCACCTTCTCAAGCTCGACCTTCCCGCCCCTCTCAAAGACGTAGTCGTATATCCTTATGGCGTGGCCCAGCTCCTCCTCGGCCTGGGCCTCCATCCATGCGGCAAAGCCATCGAAGCCCTTGTCCTTGAAGTAGGCGGCGATTCCGAGGTAGAAGTACGCGGAGAAAAGCTCCTTGGTTATCTGCTCGTTGAGGGCCTTCAACATTCTTTCACCAAGCATCTGCATCACCATTCATATTTGGTAGTCAAACCTCTTAAGTTTATCCTCGAAACTTAAATTTTTAGAAGCCGTTCAAAATTCCAATTTTTAGGGACATGAAATTAAATTAGGGAAACCGAAAAGGTTATATTGGCGAACCACATTACCCATCACTGGAAACAAATCCCCATAAATGGGCAGGTGGTGGTGTCAATGGCGAAGACGACCTTTGAGGAGGAGATCTACCTGAGGGCACTTACTGGAAGGCTGGTCGGAAAGGCCCTCGCGGACCTTGGACTCAACAAGGTTGCCGTCGTTGCCAGCAGGAACATAATCTGCTCCAGCATAGCCACTGCAACGGAGGCAACTTTCATAACCCTCAGCGGTGGAGTGACCTACCACTTCTTGGCGGAGGCAGGTAAGGAGGCGGACATCGCCAAGCGCGTCAAGGAGTTCGCCCCACAGGTTACAGTTCTCCAATTTGGCGGTGAGACACCGATAGGGGAGACCAAGAAGATATTCGTCGAGACCCTCAGGCAGTTCGCCGAGGGGGACGTTCCGGGAGCCTTCGTCGTCCACGTCAGGATATTCGCCGCCGGAGGCCTAGCGAAGGCCCTCGAAGACGAGAAGATCAGGGAGTACCTCGGCAGGAAGGATCTCTTCGTCTACACCGTTGGCTTCGACGAGGGCAAGGTCTACGTCAACAAGATAGTCCTCAACGGTGAGGAGATCAAGCTGGAGAAGCTCGCGGAGTACCCGGTCACCCTCGAGCACGCCGACCTGCTTAACCGCTCCCTCAAGGACAGGAGCGTTACCTTTGCCTGATCGGGCGGGTTTATTCCATACCCAATTTTGTCCTTAACTTTTTGGTCAAGAAAGCTTTTTTATGTTCTCACACCAACTAGGTTCGGTGATTAAAATGCCGAATTTGAAGGTTGAAAAGATCCTGGACGATCCGGAGCTATACATAATCCGGGTCGACGATGACAGGATAAAGTACTTTGAGGCCACCTGGGACATCCCCGAGGGGATAACCTATAACTCATACCTTCTGAAGCTCGATGGGGCGGTTGTTCTCTTCGATGTCAGCAAGGAGGAGTACACGGAGCTTTTCATGGAGGGCCTCAGGAAGGTCGTTGACCCGAGGGAGATAACCCACATCGTGACCCACCACACCGAGCCGGACCACACCGGCGCGCTTCCGGCGGTTCTCGAGGCCAACGGATACAGGGCGCAGCTCATAGGCACCACCTTCGCCAAACGCTTCCTCGAGGGGTTCTACGGGGAGAAGGTCGTGGAGAAC
This window of the Thermococcus siculi genome carries:
- a CDS encoding lipocalin-like domain-containing protein — translated: MANCMGRRYTIPYREKDHGDFDEEWPPHEGVSGWWYITGYLNDKNNPERLYSYQYTLLRARLYGITLTVLQLAFTDFQTGRHYFKQKFTLREKKVFENLPNLQFPPLAYLHKGKDGVGLRTNADEFALDLSLDYGKGAVWHGDNGVLVMGIPEDPKQRTVYYSYTNMPTGGKVTLREDGEERTLEVTGKSWLDRQWGPYSLTGPRTHWEWFSLRFFDDEEVMLFAFPQDSYYDGTYVDRDGNAHRLKDYSYTPRGVVEVNGFKFSMGWDVYLPGVKEERYHIRALMDGQMNLAYFELLAEILNPKGERVGYCFVELLPGVRNPNKRISPFNLLKRV
- a CDS encoding M24 family metallopeptidase, whose amino-acid sequence is MRGDERIFRKRVERFQELMRENDIDGAVIRTLSTFIYFTGTKWLRPSLLIPAEGEPTVYVVKGEAEEFKRRSWIEDVREFQRVEDLMAGVVTWVNGNGFSRVGHEFSVERDAYLLFLKLFERLNPMVEVVDILDLTMSLRMIKEPWEIKNIMKAGKIAQRGMKVAEEVIRPGASETEIAAEVYRELMSSGSEEPKVYVSTTPRAHAEPFRDLKVKENGVVTVVIGTDWNHYYANTARTFVVGEPGKRVKRAIEVKEKALQIALEETRVGATLNSVEKKLSDFFMENGFGDSYIAGYTHGVGLLIEELPMPTIVVPTRATKVAENMVLSIIHAPLMIPEGAIKHEDTYTIRKSGLDRVT
- a CDS encoding DUF438 domain-containing protein, yielding MTELLNNREYKKEQLKKLLLRIHEGEKVEDLKEEFRTVLSGISPLEIPLIEQELVKEGISAKDIAKMCDLHVELFREAVKGTDELEERDLPDGHPLKTLYQENKEIMKDAEMLNLYVRTLATTKDERMRKEILGVLEEIVGNLRKVGFTHYNREEMLTFPYIERRGLTAIATVLWTKHDEIRFMVKYLAELLRKRDDMPWEEFVERLKNKAGEASFALSDMVFRENNIYYPTLKALLSDGEWKAIRMQEDEYGYYKVNPPEWDPGEDVKPLHPWEIDPELSVEQLLGLPKEVQEALKGQPLEFDKSELEREGDIDLGTGYVSVEELKIIFEALPVDVTFIDKDDRVRFFSPGERVFGRSLSVLGRPVQLCHPPKSVHIVNKILKAFKEGRKKEATFWLRLGPKYVYIKYVPLFDKNGEYIGTLEMTMDIAPYKEIEGEKRLLDWRD
- a CDS encoding DUF1858 domain-containing protein, whose amino-acid sequence is MMLDVRGLKAPQPAVMIIEALGKLKTGETLEVIGDKPFVDLLPKLEEAGYGIEVKEVAGFFVLRVTKTENSQELNMEVKECDDKLEEITEDTNVAKLLKAYPESLKILVKYGFSPLENPVMRKTLARTITLKGAKKLLGMSDEKFKAMMEELKALERA
- a CDS encoding transcriptional regulator, translating into MKTNAFEVASRYVYPSLRRRLVEVLRERGLKQTEIAELLHITQSAVSRYLRMDRGALIDISAFPDVDGEIKALADRIIEEKPGEYEIHSELVKLSLEFLGKGYACSFHFQIDPEINPAECRICIELFG
- a CDS encoding LamG-like jellyroll fold domain-containing protein, which gives rise to MKFKWFAVVVLVIDVIAIAMLVGAYMGGDDRAGVHSTAETAVPALALYTTPTGPVKLIDGEIVGDVEARNASVRVFHFNGSGYIDLSNALDGIGELREGSISMVFRYEETGQNVLPILYIGDKEGKSLFVIEIGHRGEHNRKLYVTWIPEGDKPALCFDSGFNLKPGRWYHLVVVSEDGNTAYLNGREMTWRHYNFGNESMRLFFGDIPGKELFALGYGKTADSITPDFLYFHGDIADLRVYPWPLSTGEVRELLEEIRASARS
- the msrA gene encoding peptide-methionine (S)-S-oxide reductase MsrA — its product is MKTIENEPRTAIFAGGCFWCMEEAFERLPGVIEAISGYTGGWVENPTYELVSTGETGHREAVKVIYDPSRISYERLLEVFWRNIDPTDPYGQFADRGEQYRTAIFYLNESQRELAEESRRRLELSGIFDGPIVTEILPAGEFYPAEDYHQGYYFRFETNYKHYKLYSGRMGFIKSVWEKNRYFRLFPERERYWLGYVKPGDSELRNLLTPIQYRVTQLGDTEPPFRNEYWDNHEEGIYVDVVSGEPLFSSLDKYDSGTGWPSFTKPLEEWAIIEAEECEGFLCGREVRSRFADSHLGHVFDEPTPTGKRYCINSAALRFIPREELKRYGYIAYEELFG
- a CDS encoding 2-oxoacid:acceptor oxidoreductase subunit alpha yields the protein MTEFKGDVSIVLGGAAGQGIQTVEGILTYALKKSGYHVYANKEYMSRVRGGINTTEIRVSSRRVRAFVKRIDILVPFKQGVLSWVEDRLDENTVVLGERENVEESFLGKVNLVEVPLTRMALETGSQLYLNTTAAGLIVGLFHGDFSAIEEYIRKRFGSKGENVVRKNIEAAKKGYDLGVRLCEEGTIRVEVERDESVRDEVLLTGTEAVGIGALAGGMNFLSFYPMSPSTGVSTFAAQHAEEFEIVVEQVEDEISAINMALGAWYAGARAMVSTSGGGFALMSEAISLAGMAENPVVVHLAQRPGPATGLPTRTMQGDLNLVLYAGHGDFPRIILAPGSLKEAFYLTAEAFNLADKYQVPVIILTDQYFVDTYYNLPAPDVEKVKFERHIVEAKPGYRRYELTEDGISPRAVPGYGEDVVIANGNEHDEWGDVTEDAELTIKMQEKRAIKKLETIKRNAPLPKLIGSENAEYLVIAWGSTLHVVEEALQKLGREDVALLHFSWLYPLNPETKKFFEGKTVIAVENNITGQFAELLKKEFGVEVQHKVLKYDGRPFSVEEVLETLKGVIE